A stretch of the Aegilops tauschii subsp. strangulata cultivar AL8/78 chromosome 4, Aet v6.0, whole genome shotgun sequence genome encodes the following:
- the LOC109745569 gene encoding uncharacterized protein, producing the protein MARRSGGGRSSRPAPRAAPVRNPPAPARQAPPPATTQSSGGGIMSGIGSTIAQGMAFGTGSAMAHRAVDAVMGPRTIQHETVVGEAAASMTPMDNAADDKCGNPSKAFQDCINHYGSDISKCQFYLDMLNECRRGGAGAGATL; encoded by the exons ATGGCTCGCCGCAGCGGAGGAG GAAGGTCTTCCCGCCCTGCTCCACGTGCTGCTCCAGTGAGAAACCCACCAGCGCCAG CCCGTCAAGCTCCTCCACCTGCTACTACCCAGAGCAGCGGTGGTGGTATCATGAGTGGAATTGGGTCCACCATTGCTCAGG GCATGGCTTTCGGTACTGGCAGTGCCATGGCGCACAGGGCTGTTGATGCTGTGATGGGTCCCCGCACCATTCAGCATGAGACTGTTGTCGGTGAGGCTGCTGCATCTATGACTCCAATGGACAATGCTGCTGATGACAAGTGTGGCAACCCTTCCAAGGCCTTCCAAGAT TGCATCAACCACTACGGAAGCGACATCAGCAAGTGCCAGTTCTACCTCGACATGCTGAACGAGTGCCGCCGTGGAGGAGCAGGAGCTGGTGCAACTCTTTAA